In one window of Saprospiraceae bacterium DNA:
- a CDS encoding nuclear transport factor 2 family protein produces MRNLQVIMRKTSKISFICIACFLIAISCKTEVNSTEEKEARLSPMELIAAAHELDSLFLVAFNKGDLDAIMALYWNDPGTSAYPPAAMQLRGFDAVKHSYRKYFEGNPGAKLEYVSTNNVPFSDVVLGHGIFRYTMTGPDGNPISFDGRYTEIKALKNGKMVILHDHTSLPMPTEEGDSSQQKKTEPIQ; encoded by the coding sequence ATGAGAAATCTTCAAGTCATTATGCGTAAAACTTCTAAAATTTCCTTTATTTGTATTGCCTGTTTTTTAATAGCCATATCCTGCAAGACCGAGGTGAATTCAACGGAAGAGAAAGAAGCCAGGCTTTCACCCATGGAATTGATAGCGGCTGCTCATGAGCTGGACAGTTTGTTTCTGGTGGCCTTCAATAAGGGGGATCTGGATGCCATCATGGCTTTGTATTGGAATGATCCCGGCACCAGTGCTTATCCTCCGGCAGCCATGCAACTCAGGGGATTTGATGCAGTAAAACATTCTTATCGCAAGTATTTTGAAGGAAATCCCGGCGCGAAGCTGGAATATGTAAGTACCAACAATGTTCCCTTCTCTGATGTGGTTTTGGGTCATGGGATTTTCCGGTACACCATGACCGGCCCCGATGGAAATCCCATCAGTTTTGATGGAAGGTACACGGAAATTAAAGCCTTGAAAAATGGCAAGATGGTGATCCTTCACGATCATACTTCATTGCCCATGCCAACGGAAGAAGGGGATTCGAGCCAGCAAAAGAAAACTGAGCCCATTCAGTAA
- the ggt gene encoding gamma-glutamyltransferase, with protein MVVSSNILASQIGVDILKKGGNAIDASVATAFALAVTHPEAGNIGGGGFLVFMNDKGDVSTIDFREKAPLAAHSRMFIDRDGKVMEDELHKSVRAIGVPGTVAGLYLAHSKYGKLPWKELVQPAVNLAKNGFVMSWGLYKAAVKIVKQRSAVPLMRNYFKNGKDEITKPGDIWKQPALAKTLEHIRDKGHDGFYSGPVAEEIAKFMEWNGGLITVKDLQKYSAIERPAIHGSYRGYDVYSMPPPSSGGVGLVGMLHMAEILRIDTIAFNSASYIHLLAEIMRRSYADRAAYLGDPDFNPDMPVEKLISKSHAKSRIQNIDLDKASVSDSAKFDQFDGGDNTTHFSVVDKDGNAVSLTYTLEYSYGSGMGSEKLGFIFNNEMGDFNPEPGVTKTTGQIGTRANLIAPEKRMLSSMTPTIVAKDGKPYLIIGSPGGRTIINTVFQSIIGVIDYKMSMGQAIESLKIHHQWLPDILVYEKHLMSPDTKAILESKGHRLRAVDNLGSLMGILYDPVFQLYTGASDSSSPDGGAVGY; from the coding sequence ATGGTGGTTTCATCAAACATCCTGGCCTCGCAAATTGGCGTCGACATATTGAAAAAGGGAGGCAATGCCATCGATGCCAGCGTGGCTACCGCTTTTGCTTTGGCTGTAACGCATCCGGAAGCCGGAAATATTGGTGGTGGCGGCTTTTTGGTTTTTATGAATGATAAAGGCGATGTCTCGACCATCGACTTTCGCGAAAAGGCGCCACTGGCCGCGCATTCGAGGATGTTTATCGATCGCGATGGAAAAGTGATGGAGGATGAACTGCACAAAAGCGTAAGAGCGATAGGAGTGCCTGGTACGGTAGCAGGGCTTTATCTGGCCCATTCCAAATATGGGAAATTACCCTGGAAGGAACTGGTACAACCTGCAGTGAATCTGGCAAAGAATGGTTTTGTGATGAGCTGGGGATTGTACAAAGCGGCTGTGAAAATTGTAAAGCAGCGGTCAGCAGTTCCGCTTATGAGAAACTATTTCAAAAATGGAAAAGACGAAATTACCAAACCGGGTGATATTTGGAAACAGCCTGCCTTGGCGAAAACGCTGGAACATATTCGCGATAAAGGTCATGATGGATTTTACAGCGGACCCGTTGCAGAAGAAATCGCGAAGTTTATGGAGTGGAATGGCGGACTCATCACAGTCAAAGATCTTCAGAAATATTCAGCGATTGAGCGACCCGCCATTCATGGCAGCTATCGCGGATATGATGTTTATTCCATGCCGCCTCCCAGTTCGGGTGGTGTAGGACTTGTCGGGATGCTCCATATGGCGGAGATTCTACGCATCGATACCATCGCTTTCAATTCGGCATCATACATACATTTGTTAGCCGAGATCATGCGTCGCTCGTATGCGGACCGGGCAGCGTATTTGGGGGATCCCGATTTTAATCCGGATATGCCGGTTGAAAAATTGATTTCCAAATCCCATGCGAAGTCCCGCATTCAAAATATAGATTTGGATAAAGCCTCGGTCAGCGATTCTGCGAAATTTGATCAATTCGATGGTGGAGATAACACCACGCATTTTTCAGTCGTGGATAAAGATGGCAACGCAGTTTCACTGACTTATACCTTGGAATATTCCTACGGATCCGGAATGGGATCAGAAAAATTGGGGTTCATTTTCAATAACGAAATGGGTGATTTCAATCCGGAACCCGGTGTCACAAAAACCACAGGGCAGATTGGAACAAGGGCCAATCTCATTGCTCCTGAAAAAAGGATGCTGTCGAGCATGACTCCAACGATCGTTGCAAAAGATGGTAAGCCCTATCTGATCATCGGATCGCCCGGAGGAAGAACGATCATCAATACGGTTTTTCAATCCATCATAGGCGTCATTGATTATAAAATGAGCATGGGTCAAGCGATCGAGTCATTAAAAATTCATCATCAGTGGCTGCCCGATATCCTGGTCTACGAAAAACATTTGATGTCGCCCGACACCAAAGCCATTCTCGAAAGTAAAGGTCATCGTTTGCGTGCAGTGGACAATCTGGGTTCGTTGATGGGAATTTTATACGATCCGGTATTTCAGTTGTACACCGGTGCATCGGATTCTTCGAGTCCGGATGGGGGAGCGGTGGGGTATTGA
- a CDS encoding N-formylglutamate amidohydrolase has translation MDVLRQPIMGMQLVKSELLASCLLHIPHSSTYIPNLNGFNVVELEKNIEILTDWATDMIFNVDGIEKLISPFSRLYCDVERLQDDDEPMFKIGRGYYYTHGFDGKVLRELVESDKLKIYRDYYLEHHLKLKREVDKRLSIFGSCIIFDCHSFNDPPVGSILEHPLSPDICIGTDTYHSPNYLIEYTVNYFKNLGYSIELNNPYCGCIIPMEYYLRKANVKGIMIEINKRLYMNKNKLLSSEVNKLRSIMIDYFENM, from the coding sequence ATGGATGTTCTTAGACAACCGATCATGGGAATGCAACTGGTTAAATCCGAATTACTGGCATCGTGTTTATTGCACATACCGCATTCATCTACTTATATTCCAAACCTAAATGGATTCAACGTAGTTGAATTGGAAAAGAACATTGAAATTCTGACCGATTGGGCGACCGATATGATTTTTAATGTGGACGGAATTGAAAAATTAATAAGCCCTTTTAGCAGACTTTATTGTGATGTTGAACGACTGCAGGATGATGATGAACCGATGTTTAAAATCGGAAGGGGGTATTATTATACCCATGGATTTGATGGCAAGGTATTGCGGGAATTAGTTGAATCTGACAAACTCAAAATTTATCGGGATTATTATTTGGAACATCATTTAAAATTAAAACGGGAAGTAGATAAACGGTTAAGTATCTTTGGTTCTTGTATAATTTTCGATTGTCATTCATTCAATGACCCACCTGTTGGATCGATATTGGAACATCCCTTATCGCCCGATATTTGTATTGGAACGGATACTTATCATTCACCCAATTATTTAATAGAATATACCGTTAATTATTTTAAAAATCTGGGATATTCGATCGAGCTTAATAATCCCTATTGTGGATGCATCATTCCGATGGAATACTATTTAAGAAAAGCCAACGTCAAGGGAATTATGATTGAAATAAATAAACGATTGTATATGAATAAAAATAAACTTCTAAGTTCTGAAGTAAACAAGCTTCGGTCGATAATGATCGATTATTTTGAAAACATGTAA
- a CDS encoding response regulator transcription factor codes for MFLFDTCPKRIRIFIIAGLLLPALVLRADSTDFTTDSSENINLALRRTADGLLRASGDSTSRIPIVEQVKEGVWQVRLERDFRYEQLPFLLQASLDLYGIQQAYRVKIRNCEDSLIVLGYHQSDFLNENQVPCQGRELPDACRYIEISFIGERKSSSAGPMKLAWVLFVLMGLVSLWFYKKHKPIRETQEKPTEPDGLTFGHSKLDVENQILICGDQRQTLTFRETKLLKLLATNPNQLLERDLILQEVWADEGILVGRSLDVFVSRLRKKLSIDSSLSITSIHGIGYRLECKTV; via the coding sequence ATGTTTCTCTTTGACACGTGCCCTAAACGAATACGCATCTTTATTATAGCAGGACTCCTTTTGCCAGCTTTGGTTTTGAGAGCTGATTCGACGGATTTTACAACCGATTCATCCGAAAACATCAACCTGGCTTTGCGGCGCACAGCGGATGGACTCTTGCGGGCATCCGGCGACAGCACCAGCCGAATACCCATCGTCGAACAAGTGAAGGAAGGCGTTTGGCAAGTCAGATTGGAACGCGACTTCAGATACGAACAACTTCCGTTTTTATTGCAGGCTTCGCTTGATCTTTATGGCATCCAACAGGCTTACCGTGTAAAGATTCGGAATTGCGAAGATTCGCTTATTGTATTGGGTTATCATCAGTCTGATTTTTTAAATGAAAATCAGGTACCCTGCCAGGGTCGCGAGCTACCCGATGCGTGCAGATATATTGAAATCAGTTTCATTGGCGAACGCAAGTCTTCAAGTGCCGGTCCAATGAAACTGGCGTGGGTCCTCTTTGTATTAATGGGTTTGGTAAGTTTATGGTTTTACAAAAAACACAAACCCATTCGTGAAACGCAAGAGAAACCGACCGAACCGGATGGACTCACCTTCGGACATTCCAAACTGGATGTCGAAAACCAAATCCTGATTTGCGGCGATCAACGGCAAACGCTTACATTCAGAGAAACAAAATTGTTAAAGTTGCTGGCCACAAACCCAAATCAACTACTGGAAAGAGATCTCATTCTGCAGGAAGTGTGGGCAGACGAAGGTATTTTAGTGGGAAGGAGCCTGGATGTTTTTGTGTCGAGGTTGCGCAAAAAATTGTCGATAGACTCAAGTCTCAGCATTACTTCCATTCATGGTATAGGTTACCGATTGGAGTGCAAGACAGTTTGA
- a CDS encoding GNAT family N-acetyltransferase — MDKLRENPDHVHWLTYFVWHREAGKIIGSGGYKGMPDSNGCVEIGYEIFPEYQNRGFATEFAEGLVANAFTNPKVNTIVAHTLSEENASTRILKKIGFNKLGEIHDPDDGLIWRWELGKGLRRKAESLHPDKIA; from the coding sequence TTGGATAAATTGCGTGAAAATCCGGATCATGTACACTGGCTCACGTATTTTGTTTGGCATCGCGAAGCCGGAAAAATAATCGGTTCGGGTGGATATAAAGGTATGCCCGACTCCAATGGATGTGTAGAAATTGGTTATGAGATTTTTCCTGAATATCAGAACCGCGGATTTGCAACTGAATTTGCGGAAGGACTTGTAGCCAATGCATTTACCAATCCAAAGGTGAACACAATCGTTGCGCATACCCTGTCAGAAGAAAATGCTTCTACCAGAATCCTTAAGAAAATCGGATTCAATAAATTAGGTGAAATCCACGATCCCGATGACGGATTGATTTGGAGATGGGAATTGGGAAAAGGCCTAAGGCGGAAAGCGGAAAGCCTCCATCCCGATAAAATTGCATAA
- a CDS encoding 2-dehydropantoate 2-reductase — MSKTKIIIAGIGGVGGYFGGLLAHHYDNHDHIEINFIARGAHLEEIRKNGLKVIQGGQEFIAKPHLVTDNPAEIGIADFIVIATKSYDLETIIQQLQICINQDTIILPLLNGVDSRERIKKILPANMVLDGCVYIVSRLKQVGVVENIGNIQTLYFGLDHLVNDRLHLLENLLKRANIEASLSTTISTIIWEKYIFISPTATATSYLDKCIGELLSETGYLSLLTQLIEEVIQIALANQIAISEHIAEKTINKLKGLPFSATSSMHSDFKNNNPKNELQSLTAYVINQGRKYNLETPTYIKAYDLLMQKSGL, encoded by the coding sequence ATGAGCAAAACGAAAATAATTATCGCAGGAATAGGCGGAGTGGGTGGCTACTTCGGCGGACTCTTAGCTCATCATTATGATAACCATGATCATATTGAAATTAATTTTATTGCACGAGGGGCGCACCTTGAAGAAATACGAAAAAATGGACTCAAAGTAATCCAAGGTGGTCAGGAATTTATAGCCAAACCACACCTTGTAACAGATAATCCCGCTGAAATTGGAATAGCTGATTTTATAGTCATTGCCACGAAAAGCTACGACCTGGAAACAATTATTCAACAATTACAAATTTGTATAAATCAAGACACCATAATTTTACCCTTACTCAATGGTGTTGACAGTAGGGAACGCATTAAAAAAATTCTACCCGCCAACATGGTATTAGACGGTTGTGTTTATATCGTTTCCCGTTTGAAGCAAGTTGGAGTCGTTGAAAATATTGGAAACATCCAAACGCTTTATTTCGGACTTGACCATCTTGTAAATGACCGATTGCACTTGCTTGAAAATTTGTTAAAGAGGGCAAACATTGAAGCATCTCTTTCAACCACCATCTCGACTATTATCTGGGAAAAATATATTTTCATTTCTCCGACAGCAACAGCTACCTCCTATCTCGACAAATGCATAGGTGAACTTCTTTCCGAAACCGGGTATTTGTCATTGCTTACTCAATTGATTGAGGAGGTTATACAAATAGCTTTGGCCAATCAGATTGCAATTTCAGAGCATATAGCTGAGAAAACCATAAACAAATTAAAAGGATTGCCTTTTAGTGCAACATCTTCCATGCATTCCGACTTTAAAAACAACAATCCAAAAAATGAATTGCAATCATTAACGGCTTATGTTATAAACCAGGGTCGAAAATACAATTTGGAGACTCCGACCTATATAAAAGCTTATGATCTGCTCATGCAGAAAAGTGGCCTATAA
- a CDS encoding T9SS type A sorting domain-containing protein has protein sequence MTSPGYYGSICDYTINVTGGQAPVPLVLKNINNDPDNIVDVPQGACAFKFTVEPRDEPCEGYYEWTFKGSPLNDHDREVRLDFPLEGDFELCVKGYVGIPGFHCGESDETCTTIRVTRDQVYGPPRILCNESAGYRWHQQKINTSGIYQQVFYDLCHVYDSIVEFIILPKPESGIINYVSCSKSEPYLDPIQKLYYRQCTHNKKIIIPKSTEDYACDSSYILNVAFIELENTFHLKCKNGNVYMTADVVNYTDTCGVDIQMNFSYAWFEKINNGLEFIGNGSELKILKKGNYQLHVLTQYQLGTEFGSCTRTFDEDIDEDTYLTNPTTGSLIGKAQVCKADIECYSVLDLVKNPYAFTWSVNEGTIITPMPDTSKNVCVQWDKNSTATHGRICATYSDSCFSNIQACLDVEFGKSQKNVAGPDQQWGGVLGAKMNAQGKKGLWTYEGGPGNAYFTDPTDPKTRVKVSRFGSYTFKWTTNEGDCEVYGFMTINFYIEFPQHEGEYYKPFYNLENKEHPLKNIKVNYLNKQLIFSVELPKGSNFSYAVFNMQGQLMEEGDIVNAENKITEHLSSGLSPGIYFIVIGNGSLTAVEKIWVHE, from the coding sequence TTGACATCTCCTGGATACTATGGTTCAATTTGCGATTATACTATAAATGTTACGGGTGGTCAAGCTCCGGTTCCATTGGTATTGAAAAATATAAATAACGATCCGGATAATATCGTTGATGTACCACAAGGAGCCTGTGCATTTAAATTTACCGTAGAACCCCGGGACGAACCTTGTGAAGGTTATTATGAATGGACATTTAAGGGAAGCCCATTAAACGATCACGACCGGGAAGTCAGACTTGATTTTCCATTGGAAGGGGATTTTGAATTGTGTGTTAAAGGCTATGTAGGAATTCCCGGATTTCATTGCGGAGAATCCGATGAGACCTGCACGACGATTCGCGTAACCCGGGATCAAGTCTATGGCCCGCCCCGTATTTTATGTAATGAATCGGCGGGATATAGATGGCACCAACAAAAAATAAACACCAGTGGGATATACCAACAGGTATTCTATGATCTCTGCCATGTATACGACAGTATCGTTGAGTTTATAATATTACCGAAACCTGAATCAGGCATCATCAACTATGTTTCCTGTTCTAAAAGTGAACCTTATTTGGATCCCATCCAAAAATTATATTATCGCCAGTGCACCCATAATAAAAAAATAATTATTCCTAAGTCAACCGAAGATTATGCATGCGACAGCAGTTATATACTCAATGTCGCTTTCATTGAACTGGAAAATACCTTTCATTTGAAATGCAAAAATGGCAATGTCTACATGACTGCAGATGTGGTGAATTATACAGACACCTGCGGAGTAGATATTCAGATGAATTTTAGTTATGCCTGGTTTGAAAAAATAAATAATGGCCTTGAATTTATCGGCAACGGGAGTGAATTGAAAATTTTGAAAAAAGGAAATTATCAATTGCATGTGTTGACACAATACCAATTGGGTACAGAATTTGGTTCCTGTACTCGTACATTTGATGAAGACATCGATGAAGATACTTATTTGACGAATCCTACAACCGGCTCACTCATTGGCAAAGCACAAGTGTGTAAAGCAGACATAGAATGTTATTCAGTCTTGGATTTGGTCAAAAATCCCTATGCATTTACATGGAGTGTAAATGAAGGAACCATCATTACACCCATGCCGGATACCTCCAAAAATGTTTGCGTGCAATGGGATAAAAACAGCACGGCCACCCATGGCCGTATTTGTGCAACCTATTCTGATTCCTGCTTCAGCAATATACAAGCCTGCCTGGATGTTGAATTTGGAAAATCCCAAAAAAATGTAGCGGGCCCGGATCAGCAATGGGGTGGAGTATTGGGTGCTAAAATGAATGCCCAAGGAAAAAAGGGGCTCTGGACCTATGAAGGCGGACCCGGCAATGCTTATTTTACAGATCCCACAGATCCAAAAACAAGAGTCAAGGTATCGCGTTTTGGGAGCTACACATTCAAATGGACAACCAACGAAGGAGATTGTGAGGTTTACGGATTTATGACCATCAATTTTTATATTGAGTTTCCGCAACACGAAGGAGAATATTACAAACCGTTTTACAATCTCGAAAATAAAGAACATCCCCTTAAAAACATCAAGGTCAATTACCTGAACAAACAGCTCATATTTTCCGTAGAACTTCCCAAGGGATCGAATTTCAGTTACGCTGTTTTTAACATGCAAGGACAGCTTATGGAGGAAGGCGATATCGTCAATGCGGAAAATAAAATTACAGAGCATTTGAGCTCCGGTTTAAGCCCTGGGATTTACTTTATTGTGATTGGGAATGGATCGTTGACTGCAGTGGAGAAGATATGGGTTCATGAATAA